The DNA region GCGCTGAAGCGCCTTCGCCGCGCCCTGGCGCCCAGAGCCGACCAGTCGCTGTTTCGTCGACCCGTCGACTGTGACGTATGCCTCAAGAGGTGCTTGACAGACCCTCGCCGGAGCGCAATCATCCCGGTTCTTCACATGTGGAAAACCTGTGGATAACTCCGCGGCGCTGCGGAAACGTTGTGTGCAATCGCGGCGAAGCTGTGGAGGAGCCAGCAGTGGAGCGCCGATTCTTGTAATTCCGACGGCGCTCAATCCGCAGCCCGTCCACAACTCACACGGTTGTAGTTTCCCTCTCCCGACCCGGATCGCTCGAGTTATCCACAGTTTCCACAGGCGTTAAGAAGATGACAGAGAAATAGTTAATGGGAAACCGTTCGATCACCTTGACGGTGGCCGAACCCTCTCCGGCCGTGGTCTGCGGGCGGCGGCATGCTGGGCACTAGCATGGGAGAGCCCACGCCGATGTCAAGGGAGCGCCAGTGAGGTTCCACGTCAATCGCGATGTGTTCAGCGAAGCCGTGTCGTTCGTCGTCAAGCTCCTGCCGCAGCGCAACCCCCAGCCGATTCTGGCCGGGGTCCTGATCGAAGCGTCCGAGAGCGGACTGTCGCTCGCCGCATTCGACTACGAAGCGTCCGCGCGCACCACCATCGAAGCAACAGTCGATGATCCGGGCACGATTCTGGTGCACGGCCGGCTGCTCTCTGAGATCGCCAGCCGGCTCCCCAACGCGCCGATCCAGGTCGAGGTCGATGACGACGGCGGCATCGTGCTGACCTGCGGATCGGCACGCTTCACGCTGGCCTCGATGCCGGTGCAGGAGTACCCCGCGATCCCCGAAGTTTCCGGAGACACCGGTCTGGTGCCCGCCGAAGACTTCGCGACAGCGATCGCGCAGGTCGCATTCGCCGCGTCGCGTGATGACGTGACCCCGGTGCTCACCGGCGTGCAGCTCGAGGTCTCCGGCACGCAGCTGAGCCTGGTCGCCACCGACCGCTATCGCGTCGCGCTCCGCGAGATCCCCTGGGATGGCGGGTCCACGGCGACCGAAGAGCCGACCACCGCGCTCGTACCGGCACGGACGCTGACCGAGGTCGGCAAGACCTTCGCGCACGGCGGCGACATCTCGATTGCCTTCTCCGGGTCCGGAGACCGCGAGATCATCGCGTTCACGGCCGGCAACAAGACCGTGACCTCACTGCTGATCAAGGGCAACTTCCCCCCGGTCCGTCGCCTTTTTCCGGAGCAGACCGAACATCACGCGGTTCTGAACACCGCCGAGCTGGCCGAGGCCGTACGTCGTGTCTCGCTCGTCCTGGACCGGTCGGCGCCGCTGCGTTTCACGTTCACAACGGACAGCGTTTCGATGGATGCCTCCGGCACCGAGCAGGCGCGGGCATCCGAGTCCGTGGACGCCCACCTGGTGGGCGAGGATGTCACGCTGGGCCTGAACCCGCAGTATCTGCTCGAGTCGCTCGGCGCGGTCAAGAGCGAGTTCGTGCGGATCACGTTCACATCGAGCGACAACGCGAACAAGCTCAGCCCTGTGCTGATCACCCCGCAGACTTCCGTCGACAAGGACGGCACCGAGTCCTTCAAGTACCTGCTGCAGCCGAACCTGCTGCTGCGGTGACGCGAAGCGGGCGCATCCGCCGCGAGCGGGATGAGAACGTCCGACTGCGGTCTTAGGGTTGCACAGTGATCGTTGAGCATCTGAGCCTCGTCGACTTCCGCAACTATGCGGTCGCCGATGTCGCGCTGAGCCCGGGTCCGAACGTGTTCGTCGGCCGCAACGGCCAGGGCAAGACCAATCTGGCCGAGGCGATCGCGTTTCTCGCCACCCTCGGCTCGCACCGCGTCTCCACCGACGCGCCGATGGTCCGCGACGGTGCGGATGCCGCGATCATCCGCGCCAGGCTCGCCCACGATGAGCGGCGGATGCTGCTGGAAGTGCAGTTGAACCGGCAGGGTGCGAACAAGGCGCGTGTCAACGGAGCCCCGGTCAAGAGCTCGGATCTGCCGCGCTATGCACAGGTCGTGCTGTTCGCGCCCGAGGACCTTCACATCGTGCGCGGCGATCCGTCGTCCCGCCGGCGCTTCATGGATCAGCTCCTCGTGCAGCGATCGCCGCGGTTCGCGGGTGTCCTGTCCGATTACGACCGCGTGCTGCGGCAGCGGACGGCTCTGCTCAAATCCGCACGCGCCCGCGGCATCCGCGGTGACCAGCTGTCGACGCTCGATGTGTGGGACGACAAGCTGGTCGCACTCGGCACCGAGCTGATCCAGGCGCGGCTCGCCCTCGCCGCGGACCTGAGCGGACCGCTGACCGCCGCGTACGCCGCGATCGCCGGCGCCGACCATGGCCCCCGGATCGAGTGGGTGCTGTCGGTGCGAGGCGGCGACCCCGAAGAGGATGCGGCGCCGTCGGCCGCGCAGCCGCAGGGCGGTCTGATCGCGGAGCAGTTCCGACAGGCGCTCGCCGACAAGCGCGCCGCCGAGCTCGATCGGGGTTTGACGCTCGTGGGCCCGCACCGCGATGACCTGCTGCTGAGCGTGCGCGGTCTGCCGGTCAAGGGCTACGCATCGCACGGCGAATCCTGGTCCTTCGCGCTGGGCCTTCGCTTGGCGTCGGCAGATCTTCTGCGCGCCGATTCCCGGTTGGGAGATCCCGTCTTGATCCTGGACGATGTGTTCGCCGAGCTCGACACCGACCGCCGCGGGCGGCTGGCTCAGCTCACCGCGGACTACGAACAGGTCATCGTCACCGCCGCGGTGGAAGAGGACGTGCCCTCCGCGCTCCGCGCTCGCGTCGTCCGGGTCGAAGCGGGTCGGGTGCTGGCGGCGACGGATGCCTGACCAGGACGTTCCGGAGCAGTCCGGCGTCCCGCACGGTCGCGGTGCGCGCCGGGAATCGGTCGAGGCCGAGCCGGTTCCCGAGACGGTTGCGACATATCTTCGGCTGCGCGGACTCGAGCCGTCCGCCCGCACGTACCGGAAACGTCGTCGCCGCGGACCGGATGATGAGAATGCCCCGTTCACCCCCGGTCGCGATCCGAAGGGCGTCGCCGATGTCCTGGCCGACCTCACCCGTGACGCGGGCTGGGACTCGCAGCTGGCCCGCGAGGACGTCGTGCGGACGTGGGCCGAGGTCGCCGGTGAGGACACCGCCCGGCATACCCGTCCGATCGCGTTCACGGAGGGCACTCTGACCGTTCAGGCCGACTCGACGGCGTGGGCCAAGCAGCTTCAGCTGATGCGTTCGCAGATCCTCTCCGAGATCGTCCGGAGGTTCCCCGAAGCCGGGGTGGACGGCATCCGCTTTATCGGGCCGGACGTCCCCTCTTGGAAATGGGGTCCCAGAACGACTCCAGGGCGTGGTCCGCGCGATACCTACGGCTGAGATACCTCCTGTCCTATCCGGACGAAATCCAACGCGCCACAGAGCCGCACATGGCGCGGGACCGACGCGTTCCTTGGTAGACTGGGGGGGCCCGGAATTACGATGTGGAGCGCGCCGAAAATATGTCGTCTGATACCCCTGACAGCCTGCCCGAGCAATCCGATCAGCATTCCGAGGTACCAGAACCGGCCGAGCGGACACACGTGCGGTACGGGGCCGAGGACATCCAGGTTCTCGAGGGACTCGAAGCGGTTCGCAAGCGACCGGGCATGTACATCGGCTCGACCGGGCCGCGCGGACTGCACCACCTCGTCCAGGAGATCGTCGACAACTCCGTCGACGAGGCCCTCGCCGGGTACTGCGACACCATCGCCGTGACGATCCTGCCCGACGGCGGAGTGCGCGTCGTCGACAACGGCCGCGGCATCCCGGTGGACATGCACCAGGCCGAGGGCCGATCGACGGTGGAGGTCGTGCTGACCGTGCTGCACGCCGGGGGAAAATTCGGCGGCGGCGGTTATGCGGTCTCCGGCGGATTGCATGGCGTCGGTTCGTCCGTGGTCAACGCCCTGTCGAGCCGGCTGGAGGTGGAGGTGCGCCGTCAGGGCTACGTGTGGCGCCAGTCCTACCGTGACGGGGGTGTCCCGCAGGCACCTCTGGAACGTGCCGAGGAGAGCTCTGAGACCGGGACGACAATCACGTTCTGGCCTGACGAGTCGATCTTCGAGACGATCGACTTCGACTACGACACGCTGCGCACGCGCTTCCAGCAGATGGCGTTCCTGAACAAGGGACTGCGCATCGACCTGGTCGACGAGCGACCCGGTGCGGCATACCAAGAAGAGGTGGCGCCCGGCGAAGTCGTGCTGCAGCAGCCGAACGACAGCTTCCTGTACGAGCGCGGGTTGGTGGACTACGTCGAATACCTCAATCGAGTGCGCAAGGCCGAGCATGTGCACGAGGACATCATCGACTTCGAGACCGAGGACACCGAACGCAAGATCGCGCTCGAGGTGGCGATGCAGTGGACGACCTCGTACACCGAGAACGTCTTCACCTACGCCAACACCATCAACACGCACGAGGGCGGCACGCATGAAGAAGGATTCCGCGCCGCGCTGACCACCCTGGTGAACAAGTACGCGCGCGCGAACAGCCTGCTCAAGGAGAAGGACGAGAACCTCTCCGGCGACGACGTGCGCGAGGGACTGACCGCGGTCATCTCGGTGAAGCTGTCCGAACCGCAGTTCGAGGGCCAGACCAAGACGAAACTCGGCAACACCGAGGCCAAGGCGTTCGTGCAGAAGGTCGTCGGAGATCGGCTCGGGGACTGGTTCGACCGCAACCCCGCGCAGGCCAAGAACGTCGTGCGCAAGGCGATCGATGCGGCCACTGCACGACTGGCCGCACGGAAGGCCCGCGAGACGGCGCGTCGCAAGAGCGTCTTCGAGAGCGCCGCCATGCCCGACAAGCTCAAGGACTGCACGAGCAAGGACCCCTCGATCAGCGAGATCTTCCTGGTGGAGGGCGACTCGGCCGGCGGCTCGGCGGTGCAGGGCCGCGACCCGCACACGCAGGCGATCCTCGCCCTGCGGGGCAAGATCCTCAACGTCGAGCGCGCCCGCTTGGACCGCGCCCTGGGCAATAAAGAAGTCCAGGCGATGATCCAGGCGTTCGGCACCGGCATCGGCGAAGAGTTCGACATCGCCAAGGCGCGGTACCACAAGATCGTGCTGATGGCCGATGCCGACGTGGACGGCCAGCACATCACGACACTGCTGCTCACGCTGCTGTTCCGCTACATGCGCGGACTGATCGAAGCGGGCTTCGTCTACCTCGCCCAGCCGCCGCTGTTCCGCCTGAAGTGGTCGAACTCGCCGCATGAGTACGTCTACAGCGACCGGGAGCGGGACGCGCTGCTGGCCGAGGGCCTCGCCACCGGCAAGCGCATCCCCAAGGACAACGCGATCCAGCGGTACAAGGGTCTGGGTGAGATGAACGACAAGGAACTGTGGGAGACCACCATGGATCCGGAGACCCGCACGCTGCGGCAGGTGACGATCGACGACGCCGCGTCGGCCGACGAGATCTTCACCATCCTGATGGGCGAGGACGTCGAGTCCCGCCGCGGGTTCATCCAGCGCAACGCGAAAGACGTCCGCTTCCTCGACATCTGATCCCCCGATCGGATGCCTCTGTGATCCCGGCTGCGAAGAAACGAAACGAAACCGATGACTGACGAATCACGCCCCGCCGTCCCCGAGCACAACCACGGCCGCATCGACCAGATCGATCTGCAGGCCGAGATGCAGCGCAGCTACCTCGACTACGCGATGAGCGTGATCATCGGGCGCGCGCTGCCCCGCGTCGAGGACGGCCTGAAGCCCGTGCACCGCCGCGTCATCTACGCGATGTACGACGGCGGCTTCCGCCCGGACAAGTCCTTCTCCAAGTGCGCACGCGTCGTGGGCGAGGTGATGGGTCACTACCACCCGCACGGCGACGCGCCGATCTACGACGCACTGGTGCGCCTCGTGCAGCCGTGGTCGTTGCGCTACCCGCTGGCGCAGGGTCAGGGAAACTTCGGCTCCCCCGGCAACCAGGGCGCCGCTGCGCCGCGGTACACCGAGACCAAGATGGCTCAGCTCGCGCTCGAGATGGTGCGCGACATCGAAGAAGAGACCGTCGACTTCCAGGACAACTACGACGGTCAGACCCGTGAGCCGGTCGTCCTGCCCGCGCGCTTCCCCAACCTCCTGGTCAACGGCTCGGTCGGCATCGCCGTCGGAATGGCCACGAACATCCCGCCGCACAACCTCCGCGAGGTCGCCAGCGGGGCACTGTGGGCGCTGGCCCATCCGGACGCCAACCGCGAGGAGCTGCTCGAAGCGCTCATGGAGCGCATCCCCGGGCCGGACTTCCCGACGCACGCGCAGATCCTCGGCACCCGGGGCATCAAGGACGCCTACCGCACCGGGCGCGGCTCGATCACGATGCGTGCCGTCGTGAACGTCGAAGAGGTGCAGGGCCGCACCTGCCTGGTGATCACCGAGCTGCCTTATCAGGTCAACCCCGACAACGTCGCCGTCAAGATCAGCGACCTCGCCCGCGAGGGCAAGATCACCGGCATCGCCGATATCCGCGACGAGTCCTCCGGGCGCACCGGGCAGCGACTGGTGATCGTCCTGAAACGGGATGCCGTCGCGAAGGTCGTGCTGAACAACCTGTACAAGCACACCCAGCTGCAGGAGAACTTCGGCGCGAACATGCTCGCGATCGTGGACGGCGTGCCGCGCACGCTGCCGCTGGACGGGTTCATCACGCACTGGATCGATCACCAGATCGAGGTCATCGTCCGCCGCACGCAGTTCCGGCTGCGCAAGGCGGAGGAGCGCATGCACATCCTGCGCGGCTATCTGAAGGCGCTTGACGCGCTCGACGAGGTGATCGCGCTCATCCGCCGTTCACCGACCGTGGACGACGCCCGCGAAGGCCTGAAGGCGCTGCTGGAGATCGACGACATCCAGGCGGACGCGATCCTGACGATGCAGCTGCGTCGCCTGGCAGCCCTGGAGCGTCAGAAGATCATCGACGAGGCGGCGGAGCTGGAGTCGCAGATCGCGGACTTCAAGGCGATCCTGGCCGACCCGGTGCGTCAGCGCACGATCATCCGCGACGAGCTCACCTCGATCGTCGAGCGGTTCGGTGACGATCGACGCACCCAGATCCTGCCCGGCTACGACGGCGACATGTCGATCGAGGACCTGATCCCCGAGGAGGAGATGGTCATCACCGTCACCCGCGACGGCTACATCAAGCGCACCCGCAGCGACAACTACCGCCAGCAGCACCGCGGCGGTCGAGGAGTCAAGGGCGCGCAGCTGCGCGCCGACGACGTGGTGGAGCACTTCTTCGTCACCACGACCCACCACTGGCTCCTGTTCTTCACCACCAAGGGCCGGGTGTACCGCGCGAAGGCGTACGAGGTGCCGGAGGCCGGCCGCGATGCGAAGGGCCAGCACGTCGCGAACCTGCTGGCGCTGCAGCCGGATGAGGAGATCGCACAGATCCTCGACATCCGGGACTACAGCGTGGCCACCTATCTCGTGCTGGCCACGCGCAGCGGACTCGTCAAGAAGACGCGGCTCACCGAGTACGACACCAACCGCCAAGGCGGGGTCATCGCGATCCGGCTGCGCGAGGGTGACGAAGTGACCAGTGCACTGCTGGTCGAGGAAGGCGATGACATCCTGCTCATCAGCCGTCACGGGATGTCGCTCCGCTTCGTCGCCACCGACGATTCGCTGCGGCCGATGGGACGCTCCACCGAGGGAGTGAAGGGGATGTCCTTCCGCGAGGGGGACAGCCTCCTGTCCGCATCCGTCGCCGAGCCCGGCGCCTTCGTCTTCGTGGTCACCGATGGCGGGTACGCCAAGCGCACCGCCATCGAGCAGTACCGCCGCCAGAGCCGCGGCGGATTGGGCATCAAGGTGGCGCGTCTGAGCGACGATCGGGGCGTCCTGGCCGGCGGTTTGATGGTCTCCGAGGACGACGAGGTCTTGGTGGTTCTTGCCAGTGGCAAGGTGGTACGCTCTGCCGTGGCCGAGGTCCCTGCCAAGGGTCGCGACACCATGGGCGTCGTCTTCACCCGCGCCGACGACGATGATCGCATCATCGCGATCGCCCGCAACGGAGAGCGTGGCCTCACCGAGACATCAGAGGCCGCCGACACGGAAGCAGTTCTCGTGCCCGGCACACCCGAGGCCTCCGCCGAGACCCCCGAAGAGAGTACTGACGCATGAGCACCGTAGCCGACAAGCTCGCAAAGAAGTCCAGCCACAAGACCAGCGCCAAGCAGGTGCGCCTCCGCCTGGTGTACGTCGACTTCTGGTCGGCGGTGAAGCTGTCGTTCCTGGCCGCCGTCGCCCTCGCGATCGTCACCGTGGTGAGCTTCTTCCTGGTCTATCTGATCGTTCGGACCACGGGCCTGATCGGCAAGGTCGACGAGTTCTTCCAGAGCTTCTCGGACGGTGGGATCTCCATCACGGCGTTCATCGGACTGCCGCAGGTGATGGCGTTCGCCGCGATCGTGGCCATCCTGAACCTCGTCGTCGTCACCGTGCTGGGCGCGGTCATCGCCGGGATCTACAACCTTGCGGTCAAGGTGACCGGCGGCCTGCTGGTCGGGTTCACCTCGAACTGATGCCGACTCCGGGTCGCCTCGGCGGCGCACAGACGGCGGGCGATGCGCGCCCGTGGCCCGGATTCGTCAAATGCCCGCGATTCGGGTAAAGTCTTGCAGGTTGACGGCGCTCGCGTCGCAGCGAAAACGGGGCTATAGCTCAGGCGGTTAGAGCGCTTCACTGATAATGAAGAGGTCCCAGGTTCAAGTCCTGGTAGCCCCACAAGTCCGGGGCCTTAGCTCAGTTGGTAGAGCGCCTGCTTTGCAAGCAGGATGTCAGGAGTTCGAATCTCCTAGGCTCCACAGTGCAAGAAGCACCGGCCCGTCAGGGTCGGTGCTTCTTGGGTTTCCGGGTGGAGGGATTCGATCGGCTCCCGCGATCGCTCGTCGGTAGAGTCGAGCCATGGACACGCGGGTCGCGGCGTACGCCGTCATCATCGACGCCGATGATCGGATGCTGCTGGCCCACTGGAACGAGGGGCGCCGTGCGGCGTGGACTCTTCCCGGGGGCGGGCTGGATCCCGGCGAGGATCCGGTGCATGCCGTGCGCCGTGAAGTGCGCGAGGAGACGGGCTACCGGGTGGCCGTGGGCGAGCTCCTCGGCATCCACTCGCGGGTGATTCCGGCCGCACGACGGCTCACACCCGGTGCCACGGGTCCCCTGCACGCCCTTCGCATCGTGTACCGCGCGAGGGTGATCGGCGGCCGACTGCGCAACGAGACCAACGGGTCCACCGATCGCGCGGGGTGGTTCCTGCTGCAGAGCCTGCACACGCTGCACCGGGTCAAGCTGGTGGACATCGCGCTGAAGATGGCGCGCCGCGACTGAGGCGCCGGAAGCTACGGGATCGACTGCGAGATGTCGGCCACGGATGCGCCGTACGCACCGATGAGGTCATCGGCCTCCACGAACAGGCTGTAGCCATGGGCGCCGGCGCCCATGGCGACACGCTGGCCGACGATGCGCTCGTCGGCGAAGACGGGCCAGTCGTGGATGCTGCCGATGGGCACGATCGTGCCCCGCTCATAGCCGGTCGCCGCCAGCGCCCGGGCCGGATCGGGCAGTTGCAGCTTGTTCACGCCGACCACAGCGCGCAGCTTCGGCCAGGAGATCGCGCGGTCGCCGGGGATGAGCGCGAACAGATAGGTGTCATCGCTGCGCTTGACCACGAGTGTCTTGACGATTCCCGCAGGAGGGATGCCGAGCAGCTCGGCCGCCTCGGCGAGGCTGTTCGCTGCCGGGCGCTGCCGTATCTGGATGGGCAGTCCGCGGGCCGCAGCGGCAGCGCGGACCCGCGCCGTCGGGTCCATGGCGTCGTTCATCGTCCCAGGCTAGCGACGAAGAAGAGCCCCACCGAATGGCAGGGCTCTTCGTCGATTCCGCTCAGGCGTCGGGTGCGCGCAGCGGGTCGTCGGCGACCCACAGCTCATCGTCGGCCCGAAGCGTCTGCCAGGCCGCGTAGACCACGCCGACAGCAGCCACGACACCCAGGATGATCGCGACGACGCCTCCGGCGCCGATGCCCTTCTTGGGCGGGTCGAGGACGCGCAGCTTCTGCGCCATGCGCTTGGATGCCTGCGCGCCGTACTTGTCGGCCTTCTTCGCATACGCTGCAGCATCCGGGAGCGCGAACCCCTTACCGGTGGTGAGACGCGAACGGGTGTCGTTCGCGGCGTCCCACACCGACAGCGCGGATCCGACCACGGCTCCGGCGGTGGGGACGACCTTGTCGCTCAGCACGTGCTTGGAGAACTGCATCCCCTTGTCGACATAAGGGGCGGCATACTTTCCGTAACCCGCCTGCACCGAGGGCACGACCTGTTCGCGACCGAAGTGGCCGAGCTGCCTGCTGGCCTCGCGCGCCACGTTCGCGGCTTCGCCGACGAGGACCTGCTGTGACTCCCAGAGATTGTTCGCCTGCACCTGGAGTCGGCGGAGTTCCTTCTTGCGCTTGCGGTTGACGCTCACGGTTGCCCTCCCAAAGGCCGGGGGTAGTAGTTTTCCCATCTTGCCAGACCGCACCCGGGACGGGAGGGTTCCCACGGAACTCTGAGAGAATGGATGACATGCCTCAGCACACAGCGGTAGCCACCCTGCACACCAACTACGGCGACATCGTCGTCAACCTCTTCGGAGACCACGCTCCCCAGACGGTCGCGAACTTCATCGGGCTGTCCGACGGATCAAAGGAGTGGACCGACCCGGCAAGCGGAAAGCCCGGCACCGGCCCGCTGTACAAGGACGTCGTGTTCCACCGCATCATCTCGGGGTTCATGATCCAGGGCGGCGACCCGCTCGGACAGGGCACCGGCGGCCCGGGCTACAACTTCAACGACGAGATCAACGGCGAGCTGACCTTCACCGCGCCGTACAAGTTGGCGATGGCCAATGCAGGTCTGCGACGCAACGCGATCACCGGTCAGCCCGAGGGCACCAACGGTTCGCAGTTCTTCATCACGGTCCCCGGTCAGGGCGGACGCGGACCGGAGTGGCTGCAGGGCAAGCACACCATCTTCGGCGAGGTCGCCGATGACGCCTCCAAGGCCGTGGTCGACACGATCAGCGCACTGCCCACGGCAGCCGGCGACCGTCCGCTCGAGCCCGTCGTGCTGCAGTCGGTCGACGTCGTCGCCGTCTAGGACCTCGCACCGCGCGTGACCTCGCCTGATTTCGCTGGCAACAGCGACAACTACTGCTACCGGCATCCCGACCGGCAGAGCTTCGTGCTGTGCCAGCGATGTCTGCGCACGGTCTGTCCGGAGTGCCAGACGCAGGGCGCGGTCGGCGTGATCTGCCCGGAGTGCATGGGCGAGCAGCAGAAGAGCCAGACCGCGGCGCAGCGCAAGGCCGAACGACGCTGGACCCGTCCGCGGGCCGTCACCGTCGCCGACTCCCGGCCGCTGGTGACCTACGGGATCATCGGGCTCACGCTGCTGGTCTACCTGACGCAGTTGATCCCGGGACTGGCCGTCCAGGAGCTGCTCGCCTTCAACAGTCTGTTCGTCATGCCGGCGTGGGGTGTCGCACCTTTTCAGCCGTGGCGTCTGTTCACCGTGCTGCTCGTGCACAGCGGCTTCTTCCACGTCGGGCTCAACATGCTCGCCGTGTGGATGATCGGCCGCAGCCTGGAACCGCTGCTGGGACGCTGGCGGTTCCTCGCGCTGTACCTGCTGGGTGGACTCGGCGGCTCGGTGGGCGTGGCGCTCATCGCTCCGGGCATCTGGGTGGTCGGCGCATCCGGTGCGGTCTTCGGCCTGCTCGGCGCGCTGCTGGTGATCGGTCGGCACATCGGCGCCAACATCCGCGGCATCGTCCTGATCCTGGGCATCAACCTGGTGATCGGCTTCGTCCCGGGCTTCCAGGTCGCGTGGCAGGCGCACATCGGCGGTCTCGCCGTCGGTGCGCTGGTCGGCCTGGTCTACGCGCGGACGCGATCGGTTCGACGCCGGGCCCTGCAGCTGTGGCTGCTCGCCGCCATCACGGTGGGGCTGTTCGCGCTGCTGCTGGTGCCGCCGCTGATCTACGGGTGATCCGCTCACGCGGGGCCTCGATACGCGCGCTCTGCGCGCTACTCGACCTTGCCCCGTTCACGCGGCAAGAGTTATCCACAGATTCATCCACAGCTGGGGATGAATCACACCGGTGTAATTCCCGAGCCGGTGGTGTGCGGATGGGCGTCAGCGCCAGCGTGTCGTCATGAGGAATCCGACGAAGGCGATGCCGAATCCGATGACGAGGTTCCAGGCACCGACGCCGGGAATGGGGAACTG from Microbacterium sp. zg-B185 includes:
- a CDS encoding peptidylprolyl isomerase encodes the protein MPQHTAVATLHTNYGDIVVNLFGDHAPQTVANFIGLSDGSKEWTDPASGKPGTGPLYKDVVFHRIISGFMIQGGDPLGQGTGGPGYNFNDEINGELTFTAPYKLAMANAGLRRNAITGQPEGTNGSQFFITVPGQGGRGPEWLQGKHTIFGEVADDASKAVVDTISALPTAAGDRPLEPVVLQSVDVVAV
- a CDS encoding rhomboid family intramembrane serine protease encodes the protein MTSPDFAGNSDNYCYRHPDRQSFVLCQRCLRTVCPECQTQGAVGVICPECMGEQQKSQTAAQRKAERRWTRPRAVTVADSRPLVTYGIIGLTLLVYLTQLIPGLAVQELLAFNSLFVMPAWGVAPFQPWRLFTVLLVHSGFFHVGLNMLAVWMIGRSLEPLLGRWRFLALYLLGGLGGSVGVALIAPGIWVVGASGAVFGLLGALLVIGRHIGANIRGIVLILGINLVIGFVPGFQVAWQAHIGGLAVGALVGLVYARTRSVRRRALQLWLLAAITVGLFALLLVPPLIYG